One Roseimaritima multifibrata DNA window includes the following coding sequences:
- a CDS encoding DJ-1/PfpI family protein has product MPAPKVLIVIGDASETLDTMYPFYRLQEAGFQPVVIAPEKRLYQMVMHEVKPGWTITKEWEGYTLQADLAFADVDPEAYAGIMFSGGRAPEYIRYDENLVRITKHFFATDKPIASVCHGVEIPAYADCVRGRKMATVPKCKFDLEVCGGEFVDAPCVIDGNLVSGRTFHDNGHYIGPWIELLQAAV; this is encoded by the coding sequence ATGCCCGCCCCCAAAGTACTGATTGTCATTGGTGACGCCTCGGAAACGCTGGATACGATGTATCCGTTCTACCGACTACAAGAAGCGGGTTTTCAACCGGTCGTGATCGCTCCGGAAAAACGTCTGTACCAGATGGTGATGCACGAAGTAAAACCGGGCTGGACCATCACCAAGGAGTGGGAGGGATACACCCTTCAAGCCGACCTAGCCTTCGCCGATGTCGATCCCGAAGCGTACGCGGGGATCATGTTCTCCGGTGGAAGAGCTCCCGAGTACATTCGCTACGACGAGAATCTGGTTCGCATCACCAAACACTTTTTCGCCACCGACAAACCGATCGCAAGCGTCTGCCACGGAGTCGAGATTCCTGCCTACGCCGATTGTGTCCGTGGACGAAAAATGGCGACCGTTCCCAAATGCAAATTCGATTTGGAAGTCTGCGGTGGTGAATTCGTCGACGCCCCATGTGTGATCGACGGGAACTTAGTCAGCGGACGAACGTTCCACGATAACGGGCACTACATCGGCCCCTGGATTGAACTGTTGCAAGCGGCGGTTTAG
- a CDS encoding acyl-CoA dehydrogenase family protein produces MSALVLSPQSAALDHLCERLARSANDRQTVSDWPAEALQWCADAGVYRWFLPKSVGGLEWDVEDQTRGFLRLAAADLTTTFVITQAIGACRRIAGSPNSSVAEQWLPRLLQGTAHPTVGISHLTTSRQHLREPVLRAEASGSGFRVSGFSPWVTAAPYADLFVVGATLRSGEQLLAAIPADAEGVKPSPGTSLVALSASCTARVDFDNVFAQGEQVLAGPIENVMQGGTGGMTGGIQTSALAIGLAKAAIEFLSVESERREDLQDIAGRMLEDVQQVEATLLSAAAGNPACDLAELRGEANRLVLRATQAALMSAKGAGYVAGHPVGRWCQEALFFLVWSCPQPVAQSHLCELAGLS; encoded by the coding sequence ATGTCTGCGCTTGTTTTGTCCCCTCAGTCGGCGGCTCTGGACCATTTGTGTGAGCGTCTTGCCCGGTCAGCCAACGATCGACAAACCGTTTCGGACTGGCCGGCGGAAGCCTTGCAGTGGTGTGCGGATGCCGGTGTCTATCGCTGGTTTCTCCCGAAATCTGTCGGCGGATTGGAATGGGATGTCGAAGATCAAACCCGCGGTTTCCTCCGCTTGGCCGCAGCCGATCTGACGACCACGTTTGTCATCACGCAGGCGATCGGAGCTTGTCGCCGGATTGCGGGGAGTCCGAACTCCAGCGTTGCCGAACAGTGGCTGCCGCGTTTGCTGCAGGGGACGGCACATCCAACCGTGGGAATCAGTCACTTAACGACCAGTCGGCAGCATTTGCGGGAACCGGTTTTGCGCGCCGAGGCAAGCGGAAGCGGATTCCGCGTGAGCGGTTTTTCACCTTGGGTGACGGCAGCACCGTACGCGGATTTGTTTGTCGTCGGAGCTACCCTGCGCAGCGGCGAACAATTATTGGCCGCGATTCCAGCGGATGCCGAAGGGGTAAAACCTTCGCCAGGAACATCCTTGGTGGCGTTGTCTGCAAGCTGTACCGCACGAGTCGATTTTGACAATGTCTTCGCCCAGGGCGAACAGGTTTTAGCCGGACCGATCGAAAACGTCATGCAAGGAGGGACCGGTGGAATGACTGGAGGCATTCAAACCTCGGCACTTGCGATCGGTTTGGCGAAGGCGGCTATCGAATTTCTAAGTGTTGAATCGGAGCGGCGAGAAGATTTGCAGGACATTGCCGGCCGCATGCTTGAAGATGTTCAGCAAGTCGAAGCAACGCTGTTGTCGGCTGCCGCGGGGAATCCCGCATGCGATCTTGCCGAACTGCGTGGCGAAGCAAACCGCTTGGTGCTGCGAGCCACCCAAGCGGCACTCATGTCAGCGAAAGGAGCCGGATACGTCGCCGGACATCCAGTCGGCCGCTGGTGTCAGGAGGCGCTCTTCTTTTTGGTCTGGAGCTGCCCGCAACCGGTCGCGCAATCTCACCTGTGCGAGCTAGCCGGATTGTCCTAG
- a CDS encoding sensor histidine kinase, translating to MIRLLQNAFASMSLERKSVLLFVSALVPLMLAAFWVVQLLAGKLVIDRTRQVARDFGAAKLMRVHCDAIYGVELSPDVRKTSLEVLNDLELKLLRPEYEYAVLSLGEETTYDNLTDATQPDDETERELLEQLRDKFYLRLEQYLAKDRPDLVQRPMLLEENEAFTQIAPGRQPLSLERGPIDGRYIHYTPVFSEPECLVSCHSPKVPVSFAPDADPKLLAQQYPFRVIRVSMPYNATQEANNWIRAVVIAVAMLIIAITVVVLHRIMRYLVLHPLYHLRDVSDAITHGDTNLRASIDTEDEFRELANAFNRMLRYLVETREQIQLVNNELDQRVDQLAQLNLQLYEANRLKSDFLANMSHELRTPLNSIIGFSEVLSGIDSLDDKQRRYATNIQKSGRVLLEMINDILDLAKVEAGKMEVRPVPFDLEMLVRAQADMVRSLSEDKNIQLTVSADDDLPQAKQDQNKFGQILTNLLSNAIKFTPEGGMINVRLALCDEDRFELSVSDTGVGIASEDQKIIFEKFRQSRKVLDGEGLTREFSGTGLGLSIVKELSKLLGGEVSFESQLGRGSTFYVRLPLIFTASPPMPTLHPLLESDES from the coding sequence ATGATTCGGCTGCTGCAGAACGCTTTTGCGTCGATGAGCCTGGAACGGAAATCGGTCTTGTTGTTCGTGTCAGCGTTGGTCCCGCTGATGCTGGCCGCATTTTGGGTCGTGCAGCTTTTGGCTGGAAAATTGGTGATCGACCGGACGCGACAGGTGGCGAGGGACTTCGGAGCTGCCAAGTTAATGCGGGTCCACTGCGACGCTATCTACGGGGTCGAGCTGAGCCCCGATGTGAGGAAGACCAGCCTGGAAGTGCTGAATGACCTCGAACTGAAACTGCTTCGTCCCGAGTATGAGTACGCGGTCCTCAGCCTCGGAGAAGAAACGACCTACGACAATTTGACCGACGCAACGCAGCCGGATGACGAGACCGAACGGGAGCTGCTGGAACAGCTGCGAGACAAATTTTATCTCCGGTTGGAACAATATCTGGCCAAGGATCGCCCCGATTTGGTCCAGCGTCCAATGCTGCTGGAGGAAAACGAAGCCTTCACGCAAATCGCGCCAGGCCGCCAACCGCTGTCCCTGGAACGCGGCCCCATCGATGGACGCTACATCCACTACACGCCGGTCTTTAGTGAACCGGAATGCTTGGTTAGCTGCCACAGCCCCAAAGTGCCCGTCTCGTTTGCTCCCGATGCCGATCCCAAATTATTGGCTCAGCAGTACCCGTTTCGTGTGATTCGGGTCAGCATGCCCTACAACGCGACCCAGGAAGCGAATAATTGGATCCGAGCGGTGGTGATCGCCGTGGCAATGTTGATCATCGCGATCACGGTGGTCGTGTTGCATCGGATCATGCGATATCTGGTTCTGCATCCGCTGTACCATCTGCGAGACGTCAGCGATGCGATTACCCACGGCGATACAAACCTACGCGCATCGATCGACACCGAAGACGAATTCCGCGAATTGGCGAACGCGTTTAACCGAATGCTCCGGTACCTTGTCGAAACGCGCGAACAGATTCAGTTGGTCAACAATGAACTGGATCAACGCGTCGATCAGTTGGCACAATTAAACCTGCAGCTGTATGAGGCCAATCGATTAAAGAGCGATTTCCTTGCCAACATGAGCCACGAACTACGGACTCCGCTGAACAGTATCATCGGTTTTTCCGAAGTCCTTAGTGGGATCGATTCGCTGGATGACAAGCAGCGGCGTTATGCGACCAATATTCAAAAAAGTGGTCGTGTGTTGCTGGAAATGATCAACGACATTCTGGACCTGGCGAAGGTTGAAGCTGGCAAGATGGAGGTTCGACCTGTCCCGTTCGATCTGGAAATGCTTGTCCGAGCTCAGGCCGATATGGTCCGAAGTTTGTCGGAGGACAAGAATATTCAACTGACGGTTTCAGCGGATGACGACCTCCCTCAAGCCAAACAAGACCAAAATAAGTTTGGCCAGATCCTAACCAACCTCCTTAGTAACGCGATTAAGTTCACGCCCGAAGGAGGGATGATCAACGTTCGGCTGGCACTCTGCGACGAAGACCGTTTCGAATTGTCGGTCTCCGACACCGGAGTTGGGATCGCTAGCGAAGACCAGAAAATCATTTTCGAGAAATTTCGTCAGAGTCGTAAAGTGCTGGATGGCGAAGGGCTGACGCGTGAGTTTTCGGGAACCGGACTGGGCCTTTCGATCGTGAAAGAACTGAGCAAATTACTTGGCGGCGAAGTTAGTTTCGAAAGTCAGTTAGGACGCGGTAGTACGTTTTATGTCCGTCTGCCGTTGATCTTTACCGCTTCCCCGCCGATGCCGACTTTGCATCCTTTACTGGAAAGCGATGAATCTTGA
- a CDS encoding NAD(P)H-hydrate dehydratase, producing the protein MNAIERVATLPAPPARNSESHKGSFGHLLLVAGSKTMSGAARLSALSALRGGVGLLTVATAESVWGIVAAENPAWMTLPLAEQDGCCRLQSLSVIESAWERKTALAVGPGLGQTPEVADLVKVCYSRCPLPLVLDADGLNAFVGHVDQLACALEAPRVLTPHPGELARLLGIEVRELQRDRENVAVKFARQTGAVVLLKGAQTVITDGDRLAVNGTGNSGLARGGAGDVLTGLIGALLAQGMEAFSAAQFAAHFHGLAADIVATEKTAQAMLVTELIDAFPAAWKRILAS; encoded by the coding sequence TTGAACGCCATTGAACGTGTCGCCACGCTACCCGCTCCGCCGGCGCGGAATTCGGAATCTCATAAGGGATCCTTCGGACATCTGTTGTTGGTCGCGGGAAGCAAAACGATGAGCGGGGCCGCGCGGCTGTCCGCATTGTCGGCACTCCGAGGAGGCGTCGGTCTGCTAACGGTCGCCACTGCCGAATCGGTTTGGGGAATCGTTGCCGCCGAAAACCCTGCCTGGATGACGCTGCCACTTGCCGAGCAAGATGGCTGCTGCCGTTTGCAATCGCTGTCAGTGATCGAGTCGGCGTGGGAACGCAAAACCGCGTTGGCCGTTGGTCCTGGGCTGGGGCAAACGCCCGAGGTCGCGGATCTGGTAAAAGTCTGTTATTCGCGTTGTCCGTTGCCGCTGGTTTTGGATGCCGATGGACTTAACGCTTTTGTTGGCCATGTGGACCAGTTGGCCTGTGCACTTGAGGCACCTCGCGTTTTGACGCCTCACCCCGGTGAGCTGGCAAGGTTGCTGGGAATCGAAGTGCGAGAACTGCAGCGTGACCGAGAGAACGTCGCGGTAAAATTTGCCCGGCAAACCGGCGCGGTCGTCTTGTTGAAAGGGGCTCAAACGGTCATCACCGATGGCGACCGACTGGCCGTCAATGGAACCGGCAACAGCGGTCTTGCTCGTGGCGGGGCGGGCGACGTGCTGACCGGATTGATCGGAGCGTTGCTGGCTCAGGGCATGGAAGCGTTTTCAGCGGCTCAGTTTGCGGCTCACTTCCATGGTTTAGCGGCGGATATCGTCGCGACGGAGAAAACCGCACAGGCGATGCTGGTGACCGAATTGATCGATGCGTTTCCTGCCGCCTGGAAGAGAATTCTGGCAAGTTGA